The genome window TAGGTCTAATACTTGTCAGGCACTGACAACTGTTAAAGAGGTAGGTGAAGCGAGTCTTGATGGCAAAAAAAAATGTCGATCCAATGAAAAGAAGGGTACTAATGAAAGTTGTGAACCAAAGTCAGGGGCGGATGGAGATGGAGGTAGAGAATCAAGTCATGAGCTGCACATAAGGAcggaaagagaaagaagaaagaggatgcgAAACATGTTTGAGGAGCTTCAAACTTTGCTTCCTCATCTTCAACCTAAGGTAATTTTCTCCCCTTCAATGACATATCTTTTTTT of Capsicum annuum cultivar UCD-10X-F1 unplaced genomic scaffold, UCD10Xv1.1 ctg19115, whole genome shotgun sequence contains these proteins:
- the LOC124890497 gene encoding transcription factor bHLH95-like gives rise to the protein MNEGGENDFLIWENDEVWSFLNSDNGQLDGSSVEFVGDKLPDPNRSNTCQALTTVKEVGEASLDGKKKCRSNEKKGTNESCEPKSGADGDGGRESSHELHIRTERERRKRMRNMFEELQTLLPHLQPK